In Chryseobacterium camelliae, one DNA window encodes the following:
- a CDS encoding DUF2306 domain-containing protein produces MHTVRKNISDVLKILLILGFGYFFWLMLQITLEYVPLRTDVSFLMIKQTEVWHRPEYLCFFYTHVYTSIFVLLSGFLSIIRRDFGIKNFHRNAGKAYIFLILLLAAPSGIYMGIFANGGVFSKIAFVMLGCLWWFSTFRAYRFATQRKFREHKQWMWRSFALTLSAVTLRMWKVIIVYLCHPNPMDVYQIIAWLGWVPNILLIEYLIAKKQI; encoded by the coding sequence ATGCATACCGTTAGAAAAAATATTTCGGATGTCCTTAAAATCCTTTTGATCCTGGGATTCGGATATTTCTTTTGGCTGATGCTGCAAATTACCCTGGAATATGTTCCGCTGAGAACCGACGTCAGTTTCCTGATGATCAAACAGACGGAAGTGTGGCACCGGCCAGAGTACCTGTGCTTTTTCTATACCCATGTTTATACCAGCATTTTTGTTTTGTTGTCCGGATTTTTAAGTATTATCAGAAGAGATTTCGGGATCAAAAACTTCCATAGGAATGCAGGAAAGGCTTATATTTTCCTGATCCTGCTGCTTGCCGCTCCGTCAGGAATCTATATGGGCATTTTTGCCAATGGAGGGGTTTTTTCGAAAATTGCATTCGTTATGTTGGGTTGTCTGTGGTGGTTTTCCACGTTTAGAGCTTACCGTTTTGCTACACAGAGAAAATTCAGGGAACATAAACAATGGATGTGGCGCAGCTTTGCCTTGACATTATCTGCCGTTACCCTGAGAATGTGGAAGGTAATTATCGTATATTTATGTCACCCAAATCCCATGGACGTTTACCAGATCATCGCATGGCTCGGCTGGGTACCCAATATCTTATTAATTGAATATTTAATCGCAAAAAAACAGATATGA
- a CDS encoding ribosomal maturation YjgA family protein, which produces MSIQFNYRYGIAAILLFLVEVFIATILKDIFFVRAYLGDVLVVILLYAFVRSFICMDEVRLILGIFLFSCMIETAQYFNIAERMGFERGSIMYIIIGNSFSWIDIVCYAAGCMILYGVAKLKS; this is translated from the coding sequence ATGTCTATACAGTTCAATTACCGCTATGGTATAGCCGCCATCCTTCTCTTTCTGGTTGAGGTGTTTATTGCAACCATATTAAAAGATATTTTCTTTGTCAGGGCCTACCTGGGAGATGTGCTGGTTGTCATATTGCTGTATGCATTCGTTCGTAGTTTCATCTGTATGGATGAAGTCAGGCTGATCCTGGGCATTTTTTTATTTTCATGCATGATTGAAACAGCCCAATACTTCAATATTGCAGAAAGGATGGGTTTTGAGCGTGGCAGTATCATGTATATCATTATAGGAAATTCCTTTTCCTGGATTGATATCGTCTGCTATGCAGCCGGATGCATGATCCTGTATGGGGTTGCCAAACTGAAAAGCTAG
- a CDS encoding YARHG domain-containing protein, giving the protein MKNLKPTFLAFLAVMATGCKKESEGTSKQKDSLSAAKSPEVEEIHKEYYGIYSGNFIGKEKMLDETDGTEYEGEVYKRISLKINRITKDSVYGQSIVDGNQRPFRGVFNSSSESFILDEPGNDKTDGRFEVKLSKDSLNGKWDAFNSKAVKSPVKTVKLAKKEFVYNPNFMLDKDSELIDWNNPKEFVEKYTNESTGKTESYTTQKNRIASDAVFTLNGSKQKLTENELKNLRKLDLEIIKNSIFARHGYAFKKPTFRNFFEQTQWYIPVSDNVDNDLSPMEKENVVLLNRFIKYAEDKYGTFGR; this is encoded by the coding sequence ATGAAAAATTTAAAACCAACATTCCTTGCTTTTCTTGCCGTAATGGCTACAGGATGTAAAAAAGAGTCTGAAGGTACCAGTAAACAAAAAGACAGCCTGTCTGCGGCAAAATCTCCTGAAGTTGAGGAGATACATAAAGAATACTACGGCATTTACAGTGGAAACTTTATCGGAAAAGAGAAGATGCTGGATGAAACCGACGGTACGGAATATGAAGGCGAAGTATACAAAAGGATTTCTTTAAAAATCAACCGCATTACCAAAGACAGCGTATACGGACAGAGTATTGTAGACGGCAATCAGCGCCCGTTCAGAGGGGTTTTTAACAGCAGTTCCGAATCATTTATCCTAGATGAACCGGGGAATGATAAAACGGACGGGCGGTTTGAAGTTAAACTTAGTAAAGACAGCCTGAACGGAAAGTGGGATGCCTTTAATAGCAAAGCGGTAAAATCTCCTGTAAAAACGGTAAAGCTTGCGAAAAAAGAATTTGTCTACAACCCGAACTTTATGCTGGATAAGGATTCTGAGCTTATTGACTGGAACAACCCGAAGGAATTTGTTGAAAAATACACGAATGAATCTACCGGTAAAACAGAGAGCTATACCACCCAGAAAAACAGGATTGCCTCTGATGCAGTCTTTACTTTGAACGGCTCCAAACAGAAACTAACTGAAAATGAGCTTAAAAACCTCCGTAAACTGGACCTTGAAATCATCAAAAATTCTATTTTCGCACGGCATGGATACGCTTTTAAGAAACCTACCTTCAGGAACTTCTTTGAGCAGACGCAATGGTACATACCGGTATCAGACAACGTAGACAATGACCTTTCTCCAATGGAAAAAGAAAATGTAGTGCTCCTGAACCGCTTCATTAAGTATGCTGAAGACAAATACGGAACGTTCGGAAGATAG